AGCTGTGGGTGGTATCACTGCCCTATGCCTGCGGGAGGCTTTTGGCGGGAGAGGTCGCTGCATGAAGTTAGAAATAGTCAGGGCCTCCCCCAGACTGGGTAACCTCCAATGCCTCTCCCACTCCTCTTCTTTCCAGTAGTGATGTGCTAATTGCAGTTTTGGTTGTGACACAAGTGAAAAATCCCCTGGTAACGCAGAGGAAGGAATTCAACTGTTGTCAAATACTCTTactaaaacaggaaaaaaagctgTTGCTTTGGGCTCCAGACTTGTGACTTGCTATAAACGTTGGACGATCACCTCCTAACAGAGTTCTGAACTGTTGCCATTATTGTTTCATAGTCGGCACCCTTACATCTTTATAACAGTTACATTGTCTGTAAATTGTAACCCTCCTAAATCTGGACCAATTGACAAGAAATCAGAGATGTTTCTGGAAGAGGGATTTGCCTATGTCTCATCCCAATCTCCATTGTTGCATAGCCAGTACAAGGGTGTTGATTCCACTTGACTAACTGCAGATACTTAGcagtcttgtaaaaaaaaaacgtGAAGGGTTTCTACATAACGGCAGTCAAAAGCATGAATTTCTACTGCTAGGGTACCTTAAGGTCAGGgtaactatttttttgttttgtttcaaaactggTAACTATACTGAGAATTTTTTCCTATGAAGAATTAGTATGTCCtaggtagctttttttttttaatcattacaTGAATGCACATAGTATCATACGCGAAGCTTGAGGTTTAGGCAGAGAACTATTACAGGCTTACTTTATACTTAATTGGAGTAGCATTGGTTCTGTCTGCCTGTGTGCTACATTTATAGTTCTATAAATATATTGTGGACAATTCTTACAAATTACAATCTGGGGGCTCGGGAGCAGACTAAAAATCAAGTGCTTAATTTTTTTCAACTCAGCTGAGAAATTAAATTAGTAAAGAATCCTATTTTCTTATTGTAGCTTGGTATGTGCCTTGTCTAGCTTCACTTGAGACCATCCAGGAATTATGTAGGAAGGAAAATCTCACATGTAAATCCCTTGGAATCACCAACAGGAATCTAAAGAGTTATGAGGTGGAATATTTATGTGACTACAAGGTAGAAGAGGTAAGATAACTGTCTAGTCTTATAGAACAATTTGATCaatatttcagtttgaaatttgGAAGTGAGAGGCAGTAGTTTTCCTTAAGGTTTAAAGTGCTAGGCTAGCAGAGGGCTCTTGTTAAGCTACTGCTgatattgaacaaaatatttcagaatgttgaagcctaaaaaatatgttctttaGCTCTGACTCTCTAAGGAAGGAAGGTTCTGCTGAAATAATGGAAATGTTAATAATAGAGCACAAAATGTCTGATCCTTGTACATCAGTGCTAAAGCAAATCTTACTGTGCTTAAATAACAGCGCAGTATGTATTATGATGCTTCTCTTCTCCATTGTTTGCAGTTAAAAGAACACTTCTTCCTCTATAGTACTGCAGTCTGTTCCTTGAACAGTTAAGGCCACATGCTACAACTCGATCCATTGCCAGACCCCAGTTAGGTGCCATGTGTGTGCAGAAGCCGACCAGTGTGTGTCTGGTTTAAGGATTTGGCCTTATTGCTCTATTTCCTTTGAAAACAAACCTCCCTTCgaaataattacattttacaaTACATATTCTTCTTAGTAGTAAATATAGTATTAAGAAGTGTTTTGACTGTATTATTCCTCTAGGATGACTCATGTAACTATTACCAGTAGTACTGTTAGAGGTTTTTTGGTAAGTTtaggttttctttttgttctgtgtaggGTGTTACTTTATTCTCTTTCCTTATAGAAGTTAGTATATATGATCTTAACTGTGGCTGTGCTAACAAACTAACCCATGCTGGTATAATTTAATTGTTTTGGATCATTCTATCCAGCTGTACAGTTATCCGTGTCCTTACAAGTGGTGCACAAAGTACATACCCAGTTACCTTGCATTTGAAATGCTTGATTCTCTACTGTTAGGACCAGATGGCTGTGAATTTAACTGTGGTGTTATGCCTCAATCATAAGGAGGGTGTTAAGGATGTTAGTTTGACTGCCCCTCAGTTTATGCATTTTTGCCACCTCCTTAATGACAATCACTCctctgtttaattttatttactaTGGATGTGATACCAAAGCAGTTGTATCGTTGAACAACCACACTTTATTTTCAAGGTATTTTTGATTAACTGTTGTTGGAAATGTTCTGGCTAAATCTGTATCTATTTCTCTATTTCAAGGGCACAGAGTACTTCCTTGTGAAATGGAAAGGATGGCCAGAATCCTCAAATACCTGGGTAGCTTTGAAAAATCTTAAATGCCCATTGCTCCTTCAGTACTTCCATAGCGACAAGAATGAATATTTATCTCAGCTAAAGCGAGGCAAAGCAGTAATATTGAAAAACCATATTAAAGCTTTGAACCCTGTAGTAGCACAGTACATAGTAAAGAAGGCTAAACAAAGAATAGCTCTACAGAGATGGAAGGAAGAACTCAACCGGAAAAAGAACCATAAAGGAATGATTCTTGTAGAAAACACTGTGGATCTTGAGGGCCCTCCTTTAGACTTTTACTACATTAATGAATATAAACCTGCTCCAGGAATAAATGTAATGAATGGAATCACAACCGGCTGTGAATGCTCTGATTGCCCTGCTGAGAAGTGTTGTCCAGAAGAGGCTGGATTTTTCTTGGCTTACAATAAACAAAAGCAGTTAAAAATCCAACCAGGCTTGCCTATCTATGAATGCAACTCGTACT
The DNA window shown above is from Trachemys scripta elegans isolate TJP31775 chromosome 1, CAS_Tse_1.0, whole genome shotgun sequence and carries:
- the SUV39H2 gene encoding histone-lysine N-methyltransferase SUV39H2 isoform X1, with the translated sequence MAGRRGAWYVPCLASLETIQELCRKENLTCKSLGITNRNLKSYEVEYLCDYKVEEGTEYFLVKWKGWPESSNTWVALKNLKCPLLLQYFHSDKNEYLSQLKRGKAVILKNHIKALNPVVAQYIVKKAKQRIALQRWKEELNRKKNHKGMILVENTVDLEGPPLDFYYINEYKPAPGINVMNGITTGCECSDCPAEKCCPEEAGFFLAYNKQKQLKIQPGLPIYECNSYCRCGPECPNRIVQKGTPYSLCIFRTNNGRGWGVKTLQKIKTKRFVMEYVGEVITSEEAERRGQLYDNQGNTYLFDLDYDSDEYTVDAARYGNVSHFVNHSCDPNLQVFNVFIDNLDLRLPRIALFSTRTIKAGEELTFDYQMKGSLDVTSDSDAVSPTRKRIRTVCKCGAVCCRGYLN